TTAGATAGGTGTTACTAATACAGTAAGTGTGTCAGTCACGATGTACTCAAATAGTAGCATTAGATAGGTGTTACCAATACCGTAAGTGTGTCGGTCACGATGTACTCAAATAGTAGCATTAGATAGGTGTTACTAATACAGTAAGTGTGTCAGTCACGATGTACTCAAATATTAGCATTAGATAGGTGTTACTAATACAGTAAGTGTGTCGGTCACGATGTACTCAAATAGTAGCATTAGATAGGTGTTCCTAATACATTAAGCGTGTCGGTCACGATGTGCTCAAATAGTAGCATTACATATGTGTTACCAATACAGTAAGTGTGTCGGTCACGATGTACTCAAATAGTAGCATTAGATAGGTGTTACTAATACCGTAAGTGTGTCGGTCACGATGTACTCAAATAGTAGCATTAGATAGGTGTTACTAATACCGTAAGTGTGTAGGTCACGATGTACTCAAATATAAGCATTAGATAGGTGTTACTAATACAGTAAGTGTGTCGGTCACGATGTACTCAAATAGTAGCATTAGATAGGTGTTCCTAATACATTAAGCGTGTCGGTCACGATGTGCTCAAATAGTAGCATTACATATGTGTTACCAATACAGTAAGTGTGTCGGTCACGATGTACTCAAATAGTAGCATTAGATAGGTGTTACTAATACAGTAAGTGTGTCAGTCACGATGTACTCAAATAGTAGCATTAGATAGGTGTTACCAATACCGTAACCGTGTCGGTCACGATGTACTCAAATAGTAGCATTAGATAGGTGTTACTAATACAGTAAGTGTGTCAGTCACGATGTACTCAAATAGTAGCATTAGATAGGTGTTACTAATACAGTAAGTGTGTCGGTCACGATGTACTCAAATAGTAGCATTAGATAGGTGTTACTAATACCGTAAGTGTGTCGGTCACGATGTACTCAAATAGTAGCATGAGATAGGTGTTACTAATACCGTAAGTGTGTAGGTCACGATGTACTCAAATAGTAGCATTAGATAGGTGTTACTAATACAGTAAGTGTGTCGGTCACGATGTACTCAAATATTAGCATTAGATAGTCGTTaccaattaattattttgtaatagaGCAATATGTGCTGGGTATACATATATCCCATGCGTTGGCATGCTATTCATACTATCAATTTTTCCCcgttatttttagatttattaGATATTGAAGTGCTATCGAACTACCTAAAGAAATTCAACCCAGTAACGGCTGGCGTAGAAAGGCGAATACAGTTTGTAAATTCAACACATACAACCGATTCACCATCGACATCGACGATATCGACATCAACAGCAAAACGATCCACATCGAACTCGGTATCTTCGTCAAGATTGCCACACGAAACAGTTCCACCATGTCAAGTTGGAGGAGCTAGTCAGCTAGTCATCAACCCATTAGTACTGTGTATTCTCATAATACTTGTTGTGCTTTAGTGTGTTTTGGGGAGTAAATCACGTGGGGGAATGGGGGATGCATTGTATTTATTAACATTCCTGGAAACTGACTGTTTTTCCACTATTACCTGTAGTTACATCATTTTAAGTTTAGATTTGGTTTCAATACAAAAATAGGGTTGTGTCTAGTCTTAAAACACTAGGTTTCTAATATTTCAGTTGGCAACTGgcgattatttttttatattgacgTTTAGTGAAGCGTCTCGTTCTGTTCTGACCTATCCAACTTGAATATGCAAACGAGAACATAAGACTTTCTCTAGTTCGTAAAGAATTATTAATATAGACGCCAACTTTTATGCAATtagtttatgatttttttttacatttttaaatcgACGTCGTTAtactaaacaagaggcccatgggccttaacggtcacctgagttagaatatataattaaacaaataatgaaacaaattaaagacatataaacactatatgctgggccttgaagttggtcagtgatttataaatttgactttttagacaatgaagagtatttgcttccatcaaacctgtgaatttagaggtattttttgaaattttaatcattttgaccctgtttggtcctgcccctctggtcccccagggggtcatcgaggacggatatggttgttaaaatgctattacttaggctaataattctaatcaagtatgactcatttcctacgaaaattgggcaaacaatgttcacaaatatgtttttcctatataaactaaagtaaacttgaccccttcccAGGGGGTAaagtgagaccccaaggtcatataattcacaatttttataaaacatcttaagacctttccatctataattatttgattctactatatccagaattttagaagatatttgaagttttagcctaccgtaaaaacttgtataatttgcgcaccagtgtaatttgcgcaggtactttttagggctgaaaatgctgaaaaaaatctactatcagtatattttgcgcatcaaaaattttgggaaaaaacgatgtccagggagtcccaaaatcgatgtatgaaggtgacaatttcaatgcaaaatatgcCCCtaaaatgcttgacaacttgcacaaagaagtgttgtattaagaaaaaataacatattaaaaccgcatcgtgtttgttttcttttattggccaccttaacctgaaactaaaatatcttgcagatgtctaaaacatcggcggtccggtccgccgtactccgtgcacatgtcaatgttttgagatattacacatgaatagtaatcaggaacatttaaaaagatttgaatctatttgtttaaaattgtcaattagtgtgtttgagatcattaacaatcaacaacaatcggctagcggatacgtatgttagcttgcaacaatcacattgcgagtaaactcactacctgtacggtaccagatccaagctgatggctaattatatttatcaatacggttgaatatgtcactaaccttgtagcttgttaattctgcagtaataaaattgcaaaccacttattgaaagtCCTAATtataggtcagtttaggcatcttataaattccacgtgtgttttgactttttgcacacggcctacAGCTGGGCCCTACGTAAGGTTTCATGTGcaaagctgatggctaattatatttatcaatacggttgaatatgtcactaaccttgtagcttgttaattctgcagtaatcaaattgcaaaccacttattaaaagtcctaaatataggtcagtttaggcatcttataaatcccacgtgtgttttgactttttgcacacggcctgcagctgGGGTATACGtatttgaccctttttagccccgcccctctgcccccagggggtcggccaggaccaatgtggatatgatatttaaatgctatctcaggctaataattctaaccaagtttgactcgtttccaatgaaaattgaacaaaacaTACTCATAattgtgtttttcctatataaactatagtaaacttgaccccctccccaaggggaaacaggaagaaacaggagaccccatggtcatataacttacaatttttataaaaaaaactttaagaccttttcatctataaagtgtatttgtttataccatttccagaattttaaaagaatatttttgaagttttagcctatttgaccttttttggccccgccccactgcccccagggggtgggcctggaccaatatggatatgatattaaaatgttatctcaggctaataattctaaccaagtttgactcatttccaatgaaaattgagcaaaacatgctcataaatgtgttttccctatataaactatagtaaacttgaccccctccccagggggaaacgtgagaccccagggtcatataattcacaatttttgtaaaggaccttaagacctttctatttatgaaaagtatttgattctaccatttccagaacttcagaagaagatttttgaagttttagcctatttgaccccttttgaccccgcccctaaggcccctgggggtcagtcatagaaaatttgttaataggattaaatggccatctcatactgataattctgacaacattggactcatttcctattacaaatgacctaataatgcgcaaaaatgtgttttcccgatataaactatagtaaacttaaccccctccccaggcggaaactagagaccccagggtcatataattcacaatttttgtaaaggaccttaagacctttctatctatgaagagtatttgattctaccacatctgtgagtagagaagaagatttttgaaattttactcaattttaccccttttggcccctcccacagccccctggggggtggggaccatataattcacaattttgattggccttatgcctaagaaggtttctgcaaaatttcattgaaattgcttcagcagttttggagaagaagtcgaaaatgtaaattgtttacggacatacgacggacgacgacagCCAAAAGGccattagaataggtcacttgagacttcgtctcaggtgacctaaaaaacaaATTGAGTAAAAAACGTTTCATTACAAAGAGTCTACGAATGCTACTTTCGGAGAAATAAAAAGTGCCTGTAAAAATCACCCAGTAAATAGAAAGTGATCTTTTTAACCAATAGGTTGTCTTTAAGCAGTTAAAATTGTATGAAAGTTGTCCACTTGCGAAAAAATGGTCTTTTTAAACAAGTGGTTATTAtacagatacattgtatatgtggCTGTTAGGTTTTGTGATTCACTAGTCTATAAAACAGTTTATGTTCTAAAATTTACTAGACCAAAATCTGTTTACTGCCTTTATCTTCATGAGATAAATAATACTTAGAATCAAGTGAACTTTCAAATAAGGTTGTTTGTATTAGTTGGTTAAATGGATACTTGGAGgatatgatttttttccaaatgacATGAGTGTATACTTCTATTAAAATGTgttctgaaataaaatattgtttgttatatttttgagtgcataaaatattttaaattccCTCTATCGTATCAACACATAATATCATTATCTAAAACATTGAGGGGTGCAGAAAGTGCAGATGAAGTTCTCCCCAGCCTGGTAACCTGTCGATGGGCtgttaaaacacaaacaaacctGTCCTTCGACAAGCGTTCAAAGTGATCAATTGAATTTTTAATAAGCTGCAGAAATATCATATTGGGCAACTTAATGTTGTGGTCAGTGATTTGATAGTGGAAACCAGGGTCATCATATAGCCTACATGTACTGCATATTGTTTAGACCTTGCCATGTATTAGTGAGGATCAGAGACTTGATCTTTGACCTGAAGTATGTGTAGATGAAGAAGCAACAATTTCATCAAATGAAtgagcttgaccttcattcaaggacAAATAAATTGCAACAGGTGTTTGAACTACTTCTcttatatcattatttcataGGAGACACACAGAAATATTACCTTTGGCCTGCAGTATATATGCATACAACTTACAAGCTTAAAAAAATTCTAAGTCGTTTTTTCCTGATAAATGACTTTGGCTTTTTTTCCAGTTAAAATGGTCAAGTAGGCTCAGACTTTATTTTGTTTCTTCAATTTTTGAAGAGGTGAGAGACCTAGAATTTGATTTAAAGCATGATGTCAAGAAAAGCTtcaaagtttattcaaatgaaatatcttggcattcattcaaggtcacaagggtccaAATGAACTAAAACCTTACAAACACTTCCCATAATGCATTGTGTAAAAAGCCTGGTTGTATGTCAGTAGTGACGCTACAGAGAACCCAACCAAGTTGATTCAAATGAATGTTCAAAACATCAACAGCACAGGACCAGGAGTCCAATAAACCCATTACATTTACCTGAATTAAAGGCTCTAATGAAAGAGCTCTATTCAAGAAATATTGCAATGGCCGGTGATGCAAACATTACATAAGAATGATAAAATCAAGTCTTTGAAAGTTCtgattaatataaaatttatttataaaacctATGCTGCCTGTATGCCCTACCAGTCGTTCTCATCGTCACTGTCTATTGCACTCTCCCTTACGGCTCGACTCATCACATCATCCACTCCCTGTTTAGGGGGACCCTCAAGATCTGTTTTTAACACTCCGTTTTGTGATAGTAACCATTCCAATTCTGTTGAGAGAAAGAAAAAACTTTTTTGAGAAACGAGATGCCATCAATCTGcacaaaaaatttgaaatgaaaagatACATAATACAACATCTCCCCTTCATACATAGAACATACATTCTTGAATTAGAAGACTTCAAATGTGTATTCGGGGGTGAATGTGAGTGAAGTAGCACCTCTTGTTATTCTGATGCAGTACATGGTGTACCTAATGCTACTGGCCACACAGTTTTTCAGTTGGGATTAAGCTACATCGATATGCACCTTTAGATCTATTGATGCATTGAGTGAATAagaaatacagatattttacatGCTATGTTTCATTCTATGGTGCATCAATGAGTGTAATGGAATTTGTTACTTTTTCAAAGATGAAACAGTTTATTTAAGGCCACATTCCACTGAAAATCATTGGTCGTTATGTTTAAgataaacaaattttatcatCAGATGAcagccattttttttattaatatagcCACATTAGTCATGGTCATTTAAATGCTttagtcagggtcatttaaatgCTTAGAAGAGGCATCTGTTATAAATCCAGATAAATCATGATAACTACAATGTTGCTATGAAACTATCATCTTAAAGCAGTTTATTTCAACAACTGACATTTAAAGCCAGAATTTCACATTACAtttcaatgttaatgtttaatttgttacTAAACATTGAAAAGGTCATTAATATAGTAacttaaaagaaataatgatgTTAATGCCACAAACTATATCAACATTGATGAGATGGCAACCATTCAAGAAACAAAATATTCTGGAAATAAAGACTCTTGAGACATTTTTTAATTCAAGGAGAAGCCACAGATTTTAAACCATAAAAAACATTGTTGCTAAAAGAAAATATTGCAGCAAGAGCTGGAATTTTTTATGTCGTTAAATACAAAATCTATTGATCATACTACTCACCATCTCTTTTAAAATTCATTCCTCCAAAGTTATGTGGCCCCACCCATTGTTTCTTCATTTCACCATCAGTGTACACAAAAATAGTTGGTAAGTTTTTGTCAGGATAATTAGGAATGCACACACTCGACACACTTTTCACAAATTTCACATCTGGGAATTTTCTAGCTAATTCCATCATATGTTGATTTATTAACGTACATAAAGGAATtctgaaagaaaaagaaacagaaaatgaATGAAGGCGATACAAACAATTCAGAGATCACAAacaatgaataaaaaagaaGCATAAATAAACCATCAAACACCTTTTTTGTTTCACTTTTGGTAGATTGatttgtatgtacatttgtactttacATGCCATAACTTTTCTGGaacttatacatgtagttgactTGTACATGTTGATATGATGATTTAAGAACATCTAATTCTACAAATACTGAAAGGATATTTAAAATTACATTATCTGTGTATGAAAAGGTGACAGATTATTTGGATTGAATACATTATGGGAAAACTTGAATAGCAATGCAGGACCCCAATAAAACACTCTGAGTTTCCAATAGAAACAGGGATGGTAACAAAATAAGTGATGCAGAAGTCTCAAGGAGGGGAGGTAACCTGTTTTAGTTTACAACAATGAAGAGAGATGGAGACACTACTAGGCAGAAGGGTGATAAGAAACTAAAGATGTAGACTTCtgactaaggggagataatctttttaatttacaacaaTGAGAAGACTGAACGGAAGGAGATTTCTAATGAAGTGGAGATAACCTACCCTGTTTTACACCAATGAAGATGGACAGAGACTCCAGTGGGAAGAAGAATGGTAACAACCTTCTCTGGTTAGCGTAAAAATTGTACATGCATGATTTTGTACCTAACCAGAGGGGGGTGGGGGAGATACACATGTAACTTACCCTGGTTTATAAACATGAAGGACGACCCAGACACCATCTCCTGCTTTGTTGATTTCTCGGACCCAGTCCTCCTTTGTTATTTCTAAAACACTTCCAAACTTGGACTTTGCTGCTGCTGCCTTCATTTCTGCCATTCTTTGTCTCCTATTAACACAATAATGTTAAATTCAGACATTTTCTTTCGTTATGGTTTCATTGGTTGATTTTAAAACTGATAAAATAGGAAATAGATTTGATGTGTAAGAcaattatagagttatctgccctttggGAACATGTTTATTACAACATCATGATAGCGAATTCAGAGAAAATTGCACAAGTTTCACTAACAATGTAATGACAACAGAATTTGTACCAACTAGTAAGGGCAAATAACTTGGTAATATGCAAGGACAAAATAACTTTGATGAGGAGATTCATGTTTGCTTATCTATATGCATGCTATATTTAGTATAACAGGCAACTTAGCACTTGAAAGCAGACTATACAATTAAAACCTAAAACTGTACCTGGTAGCTCTGGAAAATATTGTATTGATGGGTTATCTTTAGTCAGAATTTGTTCTTTTATAATTTCCACAACCAATTGTAGGGttgtcatttcaaaattttaataattttcaaagTCTAAGATCTTTTATACAACCAAaagaaatatcaatacaaaGATATGAAAGATGATATTGTCTATAACCTGTTTGAAATTCACATCTCTTGATTTATTAATTACCTGTATGCTTCAAATATTCGTTCCTCTTCTTCATCAATATCATCTTCTTTATCTTCAAGTTCATCCAGTGACATGTCGCACAAATCTTTTCCtgtaaatgaaaaatttaataTAACTTACCAGCTAGGTTTCAAGAAAGTTATAGAGCAGAAATTTAGtatgaaaattaataaacaCTACTTGAATAAAATGCATTGTTTGGCATGAACAAATTATGGTATCCAATCCACTGTACTTATATagttataattatcatataatgtAATGAATTACTAGTAATCCTTTGAGTCAAGATTAATCAATTTGAAGTTTGTAACACTTTGAAAAATCAAATGAACTTTAAGTTAGCCTGATGTATTATTGAATTTATTattgatatcatattttta
The nucleotide sequence above comes from Argopecten irradians isolate NY chromosome 1, Ai_NY, whole genome shotgun sequence. Encoded proteins:
- the LOC138324128 gene encoding phosducin-like protein 3 codes for the protein MQDPNADTEWNDILRAKGIIPEKEQEVTEDDVVHMLEQTIQDKARGKDLCDMSLDELEDKEDDIDEEEERIFEAYRRQRMAEMKAAAAKSKFGSVLEITKEDWVREINKAGDGVWVVLHVYKPGIPLCTLINQHMMELARKFPDVKFVKSVSSVCIPNYPDKNLPTIFVYTDGEMKKQWVGPHNFGGMNFKRDELEWLLSQNGVLKTDLEGPPKQGVDDVMSRAVRESAIDSDDENDW